A single Corticium candelabrum chromosome 16, ooCorCand1.1, whole genome shotgun sequence DNA region contains:
- the LOC134192294 gene encoding uncharacterized protein LOC134192294, with protein MFDAGMFCTLAGFSSKSRSTACSVDKQTTGNDWSLTVIGTNSACKAICYSLDLLQVETYSLALFSYPTGVDGVPLKVETSRAARYCFLQEISIRLLNSASQWKTAGCNLTYTPDKEWWITVGANPRKVVHTNCTVGCLETSDCNQNSTSSRVSGIYVTTQLGKIGNYPRLQFCSMTGFVATYRIKRKRHRHKKPSIGGDCLVSNDKNGTYYLENNIPTTASNVHFTCAAQCGCFEHVTHCYSLSF; from the exons ATGTTTGACGCGGGAATGTTTTGCACGCTCGCCGGTTTTTCCTCAAAATCCCGAAGTACTGCGTGCTCtgtcgacaaacagacaaccggAAACGACTGGTCTCTGACAGTGATAGGCACTAACTCCGCTTGTAAAGCGATTTGTTACAGTCTAGACCTTCTACAAGTAGAAACTTACTCAc TTGCGTTGTTTTCTTACCCAACTGGTGTCGATGGCGTTCCGTTGAAAGTGGAAACTTCGAGGGCGGCTAGATACTGTTTTCTGCAAGAAATATCGATCCGTTTGTTAAATTCTGCAAGTCAGTGGAAAACGGCAGGATGCAACCTAACATACACTCCTGACAAGGAATGGTGGATAACAGTTGGTGCGAATCCACGCAAGGTCGTTCACACCAACTGCACAGTTGGTTGTCTTGAAACAAGCGATTGCAACCAAAACA gcACTAGCTCTAGAGTGAGTGGAATCTACGTCACCACTCAGCTTGGTAAGATTGGTAACTATCCTCGCTTGCAATTCTGCTCTATGACGGGCTTCGTGGCAACGTACAGAATAAAACGCAAGAGACATCGACACAAGAAGCCTAGTATAGGAGGTGATTGCTTGGTCAGCAATGACAAGAATGGAACCTACTACTTGGAGAACAATATTCCTACGACGGCTAGTAACGTTCACTTTACATGTGCAGCTCAGTGTGGATGTTTTGAACACGTGACCCACTGCTACTCACTTTCGTTTTAG
- the LOC134192166 gene encoding uncharacterized protein LOC134192166: MTAPVDLEDNHVDVVEAAHCNGVAECQDDEFYHFVLEGLSKKQKALHPKYLYDDKGSLLFEDVCELDEYYVTRTELAILEQNIDEISSVIGPNAIVLEPGSGAGVKIKLLLKALQSPSAYVPIEISSDALKRSTEILQKEFPDLAIHPLCGDFTTHIEPPSDLPPGHRIVFFPGSTIGNFDVPEFVRLLATIAGLAGNNGGLLIGVDLDKDPDVLFKAYNDSEGVGAAFVLNILTRINRELGGTFDHNKFEYLSKYNEKRHRMEMRIYSKLDQLVHVNGHSFQFSKGESIFIEYSHKFRIAEFRDCLVAHGFQVQKVWLDDKNHFAILYCNRDGRPSSLYDPDAIADSYKKTWSQSDQLFNMLMSDGLVQQPIELRHPFIFYQGHLPGFAYIQTNCMALGKEAFSPELNAIFERGIDPEVMNPLQCHKHSQVPCQWPTAAEVEKYLLQCRKEILAGIIPLIVKEENKPTTMTPWRRGGRIHCLTIEHEKMHQETLMYMYMQLDAKYKRPLSDIKFDITAKELIEPKVVNIPSGSIRIGADFSTSPFGWDNEFPSFTASVPGFKIDRYPVSNGEFYEFVSSGGYDNSCHWLEDDWKWKQKAGIKHPISWCIHDGQVFIRTLFGIEIPLAVGSSWPVCVTWAEACAYARWKGGRLPSETEWCRAAYGSPSGDDGRAYPWGNETPTADHGNFNWHSWSPMPIGSHPNGKSAWGVEDLIGDGWEWTGTPFDPYEGFEPMSNYPLYSVDFFSNSDVYLEKHYVLKGGSFVTSSDLVRRSFRNFYQSYYPYMFTTFRLVYEE; encoded by the exons ATGACAGCACCTGTTGATTTAGAAGACAACCATGTTGATGTTGTGGAGGCTGCACATTGCAATGGTGTTGCTGAGTGTCAAGATGATGAATTTTACCATTTTGTGTTAGAAGGGCTGAGCAAGAAACAGAAGGCTCTTCACCCCAAGTATCTGTATGATGACAAAGGATCTCTACTATTTGAGGATGTGTGTGAGCTGGATGAATACTATGTGACAAGAACAGAACTGGCCATTTTAGAGCAGAACATTGATGAAATATCTTCTGTCATTGGTCCCAATGCTATTGTGTTGGAGCCCGGCAGTGGTGCTGGAGTGAAGATCAAATTACTGTTGAAGGCTCTGCAGTCTCCGTCTGCATATGTGCCAATTGAGATTTCTAGCGATGCACTGAAGAGGAGCACTGAGATTTTGCAGAAAGAATTTCCTGATCTTGCAATTCATCCACTGTGTGGGGACTTTACAACCCACATTGAGCCTCCATCTGACTTGCCTCCTGGTCATCGAATTGTTTTTTTTCCTGGATCAACTATTGGCAATTTTGATGTTCCTGAATTTGTTCGTCTTCTGGCGACAATTGCTGGTCTTGCTGGTAATAATGGTGGCTTACTGATTGGTGTTGACTTGGACAAGGATCCTGATGTTCTGTTCAAGGCATACAATGATTCTGAAGGAGTCGGTGCAGCGTTTGTACTAAACATATTGACTCGCATCAACAGGGAGCTTGGTGGAACGTTTGATCATAACAAATTTGAGTATT TGTCTAAGTACAATGAAAAACGGCACCGAATGGAGATGCGCATCTATTCAAAGCTAGATCAGCTTGTTCATGTGAATGGTCACTCATTTCAG TTTAGTAAGGGAGAGTCAATTTTCATTGAGTATTCTCACAAGTTTCGCATTGCTGAGTTTCGTGACTGTTTGGTGGCTCACGGCTTTCAAGTTCAAAAGGTTTGGCTGGATGACAAGAACCACTTTGCTATTCTCTACTGTAACCGAGATGGTCGACCATCATCATTATATGATCCTGATGCTATTGCTGATTCTTATAAGAAAACATGGTCTCAGTCTGATCAACTGTTCAATATGTTGATGTCCGATGGACTGGTTCAGCAACCAATTGAG CTTCGACATCCTTTCATCTTCTATCAAGGCCACCTGCCAGGATTTGCGTACATTCAGACCAACTGCATGGCTTTAGGCAAAGAAGCGTTTTCACCTGAGCTGAATGCCATATTTGAGCGAGGTATCGATCCTGAAGTCATGAACCCACTTCAGTGCCACAAGCACAGTCAAGTTCCTTGCCAATGGCCGACAGCTGCAGAAGTGGAGAAATATCTGCTACAATGCCGTAAGGAGATACTGGCTGGAATCATTCCACTCATTGTCAAAGAAGAAAACAAACCTACTACAATGACTCCATGGAGACGTGGAGGTCGTATCCATTGTTTGACCATCGAGCATGAGAAGATGCATCAAGAGACATTGATGTATATGTACATGCAGCTGGATGCCAAGTACAAACGACCGCTTAGTGACATCAAGTTTGACATCACGGCCAAAGAGCTGATAGAGCCAAAGGTAGTGAATATTCCAAGCGGTTCCATCCGGATTGGAGCTGATTTTTCCACATCTCCATTTGGATGGGACAACGAGTTCCCTTCGTTCACTGCCAGTGTTCCTGGTTTCAAAATTGATCGTTATCCGGTGTCTAATGGGGAGTTCTATGAG TTTGTCTCGTCTGGCGGCTACGATAATTCATGTCACTGGTTGGAAGACGACTGGAAATGGAAGCAGAAGGCGGGCATAAAACATCCGATATCCTGGTGTATCCATGATGGCCAGGTTTTTATTCGTACCTTGTTTGGTATCGAGATACCACTTGCTGTAGGATCAAGCTGGCCTGTGTGTGTAACATGGGCCGAGGCTTGTGCATATGCTCGCTGGAAGGGAGGCCGTCTACCGAGTGAAACAGAATGGTGTCGTGCAGCATATGGCAGCCCCAGTGGAGACGATGGCCGAGCATATCCTTGGGGCAACGAAACACCAACTGCAGATCACGGCAACTTCAACTGGCATTCGTGGTCTCCCATGCCAATTGGATCTCATCCAAACGGAAAATCAGCATGGGGAGTGGAAGATCTTATTGGAGACGGATGGGAATGGACAGGAACACCATTTGATCCATATGAAGGATTTGAG cCAATGAGCAACTACCCTCTATACTCTGTTGATTTCTTTTCAAACTCCGACGTCTACCTGGAGAAGCACTATGTGCTAAAAGGCGGCAGCTTTGTCACTTCTTCTGACTTGGTTCGAAGGTCATTTCGTAATTTTTACCAGTCTTATTATCCATACATGTTTACCACGTTTCGATTGGTTTACGAAGAATGA
- the LOC134192164 gene encoding uncharacterized protein LOC134192164 has protein sequence MASCVELEDKHAHVLQARLCTTAGVVESQDDEFYHYVLEGLSKKQLCLNSKHLYDDKGSLLFEDVCELDEYYLTRTELAILEQNIDEISCVIGPNAIVLEPGSGAGVKIKLLLKALQSPSAYVPIEISSDALKRSTEILQKEFPNLAIYPVCGDFASHNELPLDLCHYYRIVFFPGSTIGNFDVPEFVRVLATFAGLAGNDGGLLIGVDLDKDPDAFLKAYNDSKGVSAAFALNILTRINRELGGTFDRDKFEYLVEYNEKMHRIEVRLSSRVDQLVHVRGHSFQFRKGESPFVGYIYKFRIAEFCDRLAAHGFQVQKSWTDDKKYFAVIYCNRDGRPSSLYDPDVIADSYKKTWSRSDQLFNMLMSDGLVQQPIEVQRPFIFYRGHLPGFAYIQTNCMILGKEAFSPELNAIFERGIDPEVTNPLQCHKHSDIPRQWPTAAEVEKYLQQCRKEILVGIIPLIVKEEKESTTMTPWIRGGRVHCFTIEHEKMHQETLMHMYMQLDVKYKRPHNDIKFDFMAQTMTEPKVVAIPKGSVRLGADFSTSPFGWDNEFPSFVVNVTAFQIDRYPVSNGEFHEFVSSGGYDNSCHWLEEEWKWKQKAGMKHPISWCIHDGQVFIRTLFGIEIPLAVGSSWPVCVTWAEACAYAHWKGGRLPSEAEWCRAAYGSPSGDDGRAYPWGNETPTSEHGNFNWHSWSPMPIGSHPKGKSAWEVEDLIGDGWEWTGTPFDPYEGFEPMSNYPLYSVDFFSNSDVYLEKHYVLKGGSFVTSSDLVRRSFRNFYQSHYPYMFTTFRLVYEE, from the exons ATGGCATCATGTGTTGAACTTGAAGACAAACATGCTCATGTTTTGCAAGCTAGACTTTGCACTACAGCTGGTGTTGTCGAATCTCAGGATGATGAATTTTACCATTATGTATTGGAAGGGCTGAGCAAGAAACAACTATGTCTTAACAGCAAGCATCTATATGATGACAAGGGATCTCTACTATTTGAGGATGTGTGTGAGCTGGATGAATACTATTTGACAAGAACAGAACTGGCCATCTTGGAGCAGAACATTGATGAAATATCTTGTGTCATTGGTCCCAATGCTATTGTtttggagcctggcagtgGTGCTGGAGTGAAGATCAAATTACTGTTGAAGGCTCTTCAGTCTCCGTCTGCATATGTACCAATTGAGATTTCTAGCGATGCACTGAAGAGGAGCACTGAGATCTTGCAGAAAGAATTTCCAAATCTTGCAATTTATCCGGTATGTGGGGACTTTGCAAGCCACAATGAGCTTCCACTTGACTTGTGTCATTATTATCGAATTGTCTTTTTCCCTGGATCAACTATTGGCAATTTTGATGTTCCTGAATTTGTTCGTGTTCTGGCGACATTTGCTGGTCTTGCTGGCAATGATGGTGGCTTACTGATTGGTGTTGACTTGGACAAGGATCCTGATGCTTTCCTCAAAGCATACAATGATTCTAAGGGAGTCAGTGCAGCATTTGCATTGAACATTTTGACTCGCATTAACAGAGAGCTTGGTGGAACATTTGACCGTGACAAATTTGAGTACT TGGTTGAGTACAATGAAAAAATGCATCGAATAGAGGTACGTCTCTCTTCAAGGGTCGATCAGCTTGTTCATGTACGTGGTCACTCATTTCAG TTTAGGAAGGGAGAGTCACCTTTTGTTGGATATATCTATAAGTTCCGCATTGCCGAGTTTTGCGACCGTTTGGCAGCTCATGGCTTTCAAGTTCAAAAGAGTTGGACAGACGACAAGAAATACTTTGCTGTTATCTACTGTAACCGAGATGGTCGACCATCATCATTGTATGACCCTGATGTTATTGCTGATTCTTATAAGAAAACATGGTCTCGGTCTGATCAACTGTTCAATATGTTGATGTCTGATGGACTGGTTCAGCAACCGATTGAG GTTCAACGTCCTTTCATCTTCTATCGTGGCCACCTGCCAGGATTTGCATATATTCAGACCAACTGCATGATTCTAGGCAAGGAGGCGTTTTCACCTGAGCTGAATGCCATATTTGAACGAGGTATCGATCCCGAAGTCACGAACCCACTTCAGTGTCACAAGCACAGTGACATTCCACGCCAATGGCCGACAGCTGCAGAAGTGGAGAAATATCTGCAACAATGTCGTAAGGAGATCCTGGTTGGAATCATTCCACTCATTGTCAAAGAAGAAAAGGAGTCTACTACAATGACTCCATGGATACGTGGAGGTCGTGTACATTGTTTTACTATTGAACACGAGAAGATGCACCAAGAGACATTgatgcacatgtacatgcaactGGATGTCAAGTACAAACGACCTCATAATGACATCAAGTTTGATTTTATGGCCCAAACAATGACAGAGCCTAAGGTAGTGGCTATACCTAAAGGGTCTGTTCGACTAGGAGCTGATTTTTCTACATCTCCATTTGGATGGGACAACGAGTTTCCTTCATTTGTTGTCAACGTTACTGCTTTCCAAATCGATCGTTATCCAGTTTCAAACGGAGAGTTTCATGAG TTTGTCTCATCTGGTGGCTATGATAATTCATGTCACTGGTTGGAAGAGGAGTGGAAATGGAAGCAGAAGGCGGGCATGAAACATCCAATATCCTGGTGTATCCATGATGGCCAGGTTTTTATTCGTACCTTGTTTGGTATCGAGATACCACTTGCTGTAGGATCAAGCTGGCCTGTGTGTGTAACATGGGCCGAGGCTTGTGCATATGCTCACTGGAAGGGAGGCCGTCTACCGAGTGAAGCAGAATGGTGTCGTGCAGCATATGGCAGTCCCAGTGGAGACGATGGCCGAGCATATCCTTGGGGCAACGAAACACCAACTTCAGAGCATGGCAACTTCAACTGGCATTCGTGGTCTCCCATGCCAATTGGATCTCATCCAAAAGGAAAATCAGCATGGGAAGTTGAAGATCTTATCGGAGATGGATGGGAATGGACAGGAACACCGTTTGATCCATATGAAGGATTTGAG CCAATGAGCAACTACCCTCTATACTCTGTCGATTTCTTTTCAAACTCCGACGTCTACCTGGAGAAGCACTATGTGCTGAAAGGCGGCAGCTTTGTCACTTCTTCTGACTTGGTTCGAAGGTCATTTCGTAATTTTTACCAGTCTCATTATCCATACATGTTTACCACGTTTCGATTGGTTTACGAAGAATGA
- the LOC134192167 gene encoding uncharacterized protein LOC134192167, translating into MTSCVELANNHAHIVEAAHCNGADEFQDDEFYHFVVEGLSKKQKALHPKYLYDDEGSLLFEDICELDEYYVTRTELAILEQNIDEISSVIGSNAVVLEPGSGAGVKIKLLLKALQSPSAYVPIEISSDALKRSTEILQKEFPGLAIHPLCGDFTTHIDPPSDLPPGHRIVFFPGSTIGNLDVPEFIRLLATFAGLAGNDGGLLIGVDLDKDPDVLFKAYNDSEGVTAAFILNILTRINRELGGTFDHNKFEYLSKYNEKLHRMEMRIYSKLDQLVHVNGHTFQFSKGESIFIEYSHKFRIAEFHDCLAAHGFQVQKVWTDNKKHFAVIYCKRDGRPSSLYDPDAIADSYKKTWSQSDQLFNMLMSDGLVQQPIELQRPFVFYRGHLPGFAYHQTNCIALGKKAFSSQLNAVFERGIYLDVVGSFQSHNHGQFAMPTAAEVDAYLQQCRKHVLAAIVPLIVKEGKEAAMMTPWIRGGRIHRLIIEHEKMQQEKLMYMYMQLDAKYKQPPTDIKFDITAKELIEPKVVNIPSGSIRIGADFSTSPFGWDNEFPSFTANVPGFKIDCYPVSNGEFYEFVSSGGYDNSCHWLEDDWKWKQKAGMKHPVSWCIHDGQVFIHTLFGIEIPLAVGSSWPVCVTWAEACAYAHWKGGRLPSEAEWCRAAYGSPSGDDGRAYPWGNKTPTAEHGNFDWHSWSPMPIGSHPNGRSAWGVEDLIGDGWEWTGTPFDPYEGYEAMDTYPSYSANFFSSSKSHPDKHYVMKGASFATSSDLLRRSFRHFYQPHHLYTFTTFRLVYEK; encoded by the exons atgACATCATGTGTTGAACTTGCAAACAATCATGCTCACATTGTGGAAGCTGCACATTGCAATGGTGCTGATGAATTTCAAGATGATGAATTTTACCATTTTGTGGTGGAAGGGCTGAGCAAGAAACAAAAGGCTCTTCACCCCAAGTATCTTTATGATGATGAAGGATCTCTACTATTTGAAGACATATGTGAGCTGGATGAATACTATGTGACAAGAACAGAACTGGCCATCTTAGAGCAGAACATTGATGAAATATCTTCTGTCATCGGTTCTAATGCTGTTGTtttggagcctggcagtgGTGCTGGAGTGAAGATCAAATTACTGTTGAAGGCTCTGCAGTCTCCGTCTGCGTATGTGCCAATTGAGATTTCTAGCGATGCACTGAAGAGGAGCACTGAGATCTTGCAGAAAGAATTTCCTGGTCTTGCGATTCACCCACTGTGTGGGGACTTTACAACCCACATTGACCCTCCATCTGACTTGCCTCCTGGTCATCGAATTGTTTTTTTTCCTGGATCAACTATTGGCAATCTTGATGTTCCTGAATTTATTCGTCTTCTGGCGACATTTGCTGGTCTTGCTGGCAATGACGGTGGCTTACTGATTGGTGTTGACTTGGACAAGGATCCTGATGTTCTGTTCAAGGCATACAATGATTCTGAAGGAGTCACTGCAGCATTTATACTGAACATATTGACTCGCATCAACAGGGAGCTTGGTGGAACATTTGATCATAACAAATTTGAGTATT TGTCCAAGTACAATGAAAAACTGCACCGCATGGAGATGCGTATATATTCAAAGCTAGATCAGCTTGTTCATGTGAATGGTCACACATTTCAG TTTAGTAAGGGAGAGTCTATTTTCATTGAGTATTCTCACAAGTTTCGCATTGCCGAGTTTCATGACTGTCTGGCAGCTCACGGCTTTCAAGTTCAAAAGGtttggacagacaacaagaaacACTTCGCTGTTATCTACTGTAAACGAGATGGTCGACCATCATCATTATATGATCCTGATGCTATTGCTGATTCTTATAAGAAAACATGGTCTCAGTCTGATCAGCTGTTCAATATGTTGATGTCCGATGGACTGGTTCAGCAACCGATTGAG CTTCAACGTCCTTTCGTCTTCTATCGTGGTCACCTTCCAGGATTTGCCTACCATCAGACCAACTGCATAGCTTTAGGCAAGAAGGCATTTTCATCTCAGCTGAATGCTGTATTTGAGAGAGGTATATATCTTGACGTTGTGGGATCATTTCAAAGCCACAACCATGGTCAGTTTGCTATGCCAACAGCTGCAGAAGTGGATGCATATCTGCAACAGTGTCGGAAGCACGTTTTGGCCGCAATTGTTCCTCTCATTGTAAAGGAAGGAAAGGAGGCTGCCATGATGACACCGTGGATTCGTGGAGGTCGCATCCATCGTTTGATTATCGAGCACGAGAAAATGCAGCAAGAGAAATTGATGTATATGTACATGCAGCTGGATGCCAAGTACAAACAACCTCCTACTGACATCAAGTTTGACATCACGGCCAAAGAGCTGATAGAGCCAAAGGTAGTGAATATTCCAAGTGGTTCCATCCGGATTGGAGCTGATTTTTCCACATCTCCATTTGGATGGGACAACGAGTTCCCTTCGTTCACTGCCAATGTTCCTGGTTTCAAAATTGATTGTTATCCGGTGTCTAATGGGGAGTTCTATGAG TTTGTCTCGTCTGGCGGCTACGATAATTCATGTCACTGGTTGGAAGACGACTGGAAATGGAAGCAGAAGGCGGGCATGAAACATCCCGTATCCTGGTGTATCCATGATGGCCAGGTTTTTATTCATACCTTGTTTGGTATCGAGATACCACTTGCTGTAGGATCAAGCTGGCCTGTGTGTGTAACATGGGCCGAGGCTTGTGCATATGCTCACTGGAAGGGAGGCCGTCTACCGAGTGAAGCAGAATGGTGTCGTGCAGCATATGGCAGTCCCAGTGGAGACGATGGCCGAGCATATCCTTGGGGCAACAAAACACCAACTGCGGAGCATGGCAACTTCGACTGGCATTCTTGGTCTCCCATGCCAATTGGATCTCATCCAAACGGAAGATCAGCATGGGGAGTGGAAGATCTTATCGGAGATGGATGGGAATGGACAGGAACACCATTTGACCCATATGAAGGATACGAG GCAATGGACACCTACCCATCGTATTCTGCCAATTTCTTTTCAAGCTCGAAATCACATCCAGACAAGCACTACGTGATGAAGGGAGCAAGCTTTGCTACGTCTTCTGACCTCCTCCGAAGGTCATTTCGCCATTTCTACCAGCCCCACCATCTCTACACGTTTACCACCTTTCGATTGGTCTACGAAAAATGA